The following are from one region of the Streptomyces changanensis genome:
- the pknB gene encoding Stk1 family PASTA domain-containing Ser/Thr kinase: MDTTLHDPLAGRLLDGRYRVDARVAVGGMATVYRAVDTRLDRVLALKVMHPDLATDATFVERFIREAKSVARLSHPNVVGVFDQGADGEYVYLAMEYVAGCTLRDVLRERGALPPRAALDILEPVLAALGAAHRAGFVHRDMKPENVLIGDDGRVKVADFGLVRAVGTATNTTGSVLGTVSYLAPEQIEHGTADTRADVYACGVVLYEMLTGGKPHGGDTPAQVLYQHLNNDVPAPSAAVPGLAPKLDALVAAATVRDAGQRPDDAVALLALARGARAALGEAQLDLVPPAARTADGAGTGPDGAPDAGTGPDDVTSVIARPFPTGDDVRHTSRLEVPPGTGTGRLPRPAPPVARRGALAAALAGPRRGLVAALAAVLLVLGVGAGVWYINSGQFTRVPTTGVLGKTRAEAERRLSDEGLDVGSTREDFSGAFERGTVMATDPAPGERIRGSGSVTLVISRGPRIVKVPELAGEPLAAAKEKLRAAGLAAGVVTEAFDAGVARGSVISSDPPAGTEKSPDAAVALVVSKGAPVEVPGVVGQPLAKARDTLVETGFEVVLAKEAVHSAQPAGSVAAQSLPEGARAAEGDTVTLTPSKGPRAVEVPDVTGDDVDEAERRLEEAGFEVTVERSFPFLGDTVASQSVRGGATAPEGSTITLKTKGI, encoded by the coding sequence GTGGATACGACCCTTCACGACCCGCTCGCCGGCCGGCTGCTCGACGGCCGCTACCGGGTCGACGCGCGCGTCGCCGTCGGCGGCATGGCCACGGTGTACCGGGCCGTCGACACCCGCCTCGACCGGGTGCTCGCCCTCAAGGTGATGCACCCGGACCTGGCGACCGACGCGACGTTCGTGGAGCGGTTCATCCGCGAGGCCAAGTCCGTGGCGCGGCTCTCGCACCCGAACGTCGTCGGCGTCTTCGACCAGGGCGCCGACGGGGAGTACGTCTACCTGGCGATGGAGTACGTCGCCGGCTGCACCCTGCGCGACGTGCTGCGCGAGCGCGGAGCGCTGCCACCGCGCGCGGCGCTGGACATCCTGGAGCCGGTGCTCGCCGCGCTCGGGGCGGCGCACCGCGCCGGGTTCGTGCACCGCGACATGAAGCCGGAGAACGTCCTCATAGGTGACGACGGCCGGGTCAAGGTGGCGGACTTCGGCCTCGTCCGGGCCGTCGGCACGGCCACGAACACCACCGGCTCCGTCCTCGGCACCGTCTCGTACCTCGCCCCCGAGCAGATCGAGCACGGCACCGCCGACACCCGCGCCGACGTGTACGCGTGCGGCGTCGTGCTGTACGAGATGCTGACCGGCGGCAAGCCGCACGGCGGGGACACCCCCGCCCAGGTCCTCTACCAGCACCTGAACAACGACGTCCCCGCCCCCTCGGCCGCCGTCCCCGGCCTCGCGCCAAAGCTGGACGCGCTGGTGGCCGCCGCCACGGTGCGGGACGCGGGGCAGCGCCCGGACGACGCCGTGGCGCTCCTGGCGCTGGCCCGCGGGGCCCGCGCCGCGCTCGGCGAGGCGCAGCTCGACCTCGTACCGCCCGCGGCGCGCACGGCGGACGGCGCCGGCACGGGCCCGGACGGGGCGCCGGACGCGGGCACCGGCCCGGACGACGTCACGAGCGTCATCGCCCGGCCGTTCCCCACCGGCGACGACGTCCGCCACACCAGCCGTCTGGAGGTGCCGCCGGGCACGGGTACGGGCCGGCTGCCGCGCCCCGCGCCGCCCGTCGCGCGGCGCGGCGCCCTGGCCGCGGCCCTCGCCGGGCCCCGGCGCGGCCTCGTCGCGGCCCTGGCGGCCGTGCTGCTGGTCCTCGGGGTCGGCGCGGGCGTCTGGTACATCAACTCCGGCCAGTTCACGCGCGTGCCCACCACCGGCGTGCTCGGCAAGACCCGCGCGGAGGCCGAGCGGCGACTCTCGGACGAGGGCCTCGACGTCGGCTCGACCCGCGAGGACTTCAGCGGCGCCTTCGAGCGCGGCACCGTCATGGCCACCGACCCGGCGCCCGGCGAGCGGATCCGCGGCAGCGGCTCGGTCACCCTCGTCATCTCCCGCGGTCCGAGGATCGTCAAGGTGCCGGAGCTGGCGGGCGAGCCGCTCGCCGCCGCCAAGGAGAAGCTGCGTGCGGCCGGGCTGGCCGCGGGCGTGGTGACCGAGGCGTTCGACGCGGGCGTCGCGCGCGGCTCGGTGATCAGCAGCGACCCGCCGGCCGGGACGGAGAAGTCCCCGGACGCGGCCGTCGCGCTGGTCGTCAGCAAGGGCGCCCCGGTCGAGGTCCCCGGCGTGGTCGGGCAGCCGCTCGCCAAGGCCCGCGACACGCTCGTGGAGACCGGGTTCGAGGTGGTGCTCGCCAAGGAGGCCGTCCACTCCGCCCAGCCCGCCGGGTCCGTCGCCGCGCAGTCCCTGCCGGAGGGCGCCCGGGCGGCCGAGGGCGACACCGTCACGCTCACCCCCTCCAAGGGCCCGCGGGCGGTCGAGGTGCCCGACGTGACCGGGGACGACGTCGACGAGGCCGAGCGCCGGCTGGAGGAGGCGGGGTTCGAGGTCACGGTGGAGCGGAGCTTCCCGTTCCTCGGCGACACCGTGGCCTCCCAGTCCGTGCGCGGCGGGGCCACCGCACCGGAGGGCAGCACGATCACGCTCAAGACCAAGGGAATCTAG
- a CDS encoding deoxyribonuclease IV has translation MRNPVGGHVPVAGGLAATGLAAAREMGAETVQVFVANPRGWATPAGNPAQDAAFREHCAAEGIPVYVHAPYLINFGSHTAATVERSVESLRHSLRRGRAIGARGVVVHTGSATGGRPREEALAQVREHVLPLLDELTHDDDPFLLLESTAGQGSSLCSMTWDFGPYFEALDAHPRLGVCLDTCHAFAAGHDLTGTGMHKTLDLLVETVGEGRLKLIHANDSKDVAGAHKDRHANIGAGHIGDEPFRELMRHPATEGVPLVIETPGPREQHARDVALLKSLRD, from the coding sequence ATGCGCAACCCCGTCGGGGGCCACGTCCCCGTGGCCGGCGGTCTGGCCGCCACCGGCCTCGCCGCCGCCCGTGAGATGGGCGCCGAGACCGTGCAGGTCTTCGTCGCCAACCCGCGCGGCTGGGCGACGCCCGCCGGCAACCCGGCGCAGGACGCCGCGTTCCGCGAGCACTGCGCCGCCGAGGGCATACCGGTGTACGTCCACGCCCCGTACCTGATCAACTTCGGCTCGCACACCGCGGCGACCGTGGAGCGGTCGGTGGAGTCCCTGCGCCACTCGCTGCGCCGGGGCCGCGCGATCGGCGCCCGGGGCGTCGTCGTGCACACCGGCTCGGCGACCGGCGGACGGCCCCGGGAGGAGGCGCTCGCCCAGGTGCGGGAGCACGTGCTGCCGCTGCTGGACGAGCTGACGCACGACGACGACCCGTTCCTGCTGCTGGAGTCGACCGCCGGGCAGGGGTCGTCGCTGTGCTCCATGACCTGGGACTTCGGCCCGTACTTCGAGGCGCTCGACGCCCATCCCCGGCTGGGCGTGTGCCTGGACACCTGCCACGCCTTCGCCGCGGGCCACGACCTGACCGGGACCGGCATGCACAAGACCCTGGACCTGCTGGTGGAGACGGTCGGTGAGGGGAGGCTGAAGCTGATCCACGCCAACGACTCCAAGGACGTCGCCGGCGCGCACAAGGACCGGCACGCCAACATCGGCGCCGGGCACATCGGCGACGAGCCCTTCCGGGAGCTGATGCGCCACCCGGCGACCGAGGGCGTACCGCTGGTCATCGAAACGCCGGGCCCCAGGGAGCAGCACGCGCGGGACGTGGCCCTGCTGAAGTCCCTGCGCGACTGA